From Odontesthes bonariensis isolate fOdoBon6 chromosome 21, fOdoBon6.hap1, whole genome shotgun sequence, a single genomic window includes:
- the septin12 gene encoding neuronal-specific septin-3 isoform X2 → MCVTADSCVSTSETSGETEPFTPMEERGEKERGIIGEEQDDEGKNKEYQNIETSPTEKENCVELHTELEEDGKEKGMEVEEIKKETELEAEMKADQSVPELQTNYIRGTDLFGYVGIEAVLDQMRHKTMKAGFEFNIMVVGQSGLGKSTLVNTLFKSKISRKSCAPNYEEKISKTVKLHAVSHVIEEKGVKMKLTVIDTPGFGDQINNENCWEPIEKYVNEQYEKYLREELNVNRKRRIPDSRVHCCIYFLPATGHRLRPIDVEFMKRLGKIVSIVPVIAKADTLTVEERQEFKERIRQDLAANGIRVYPQKEYDEDPEERICNDSIRENIPFAVVGTDKEHQVNGNKVLGRKTKWGIIEVENVEHCEFANLRDLLIRSHLQDLKDVTHNIHYETYRVRRLNESNMNFSELVLSTWPLENGTDKCETESHL, encoded by the exons ATGTGTGTTACTGCAGACAGCTGTGTCTCCACATCAG AAACTTCTGGAGAGACAGAACCATTCACCCCAATGGAGGAGAGAGGGGAGAAGGAGAGAGGTATCATAGGAGAAGAGCAAGATGACGAAGGCAAGAACAAAGAATATCAAAACATCGAGACTTCCCCAACAGAGAAAGAGAACTGTGTGGAGCTTCATACAGAGCTGGAAGAGGATGGGAAAGAAAAGGGAATGGAGGTTGAAGAGataaaaaaagagacagaactGGAGGCAGAGATGAAGGCGGACCAGTCTGTCCCAGAATTGCAGACCAACTACATTCGTGGCACTGACCTCTTTGGTTATGTGGGCATTGAGGCAGTACTGGACCAGATGAGGCACAAAACCATGAAGGCTGGCTTTGAGTTTAACATCATGGTTGTAG GTCAGAGTGGTTTGGGCAAGTCCACACTGGTCAACACTCTGTTCAAGTCCAAAATCAGCCGGAAGTCCTGTGCACCCAATTACGAAGAGAAGATATCAAAaacagtcaaactgcatgcagTCAGTCATG TGATTGAGGAAAAGGGGGTAAAGATGAAGCTGACAGTGATTGACACTCCAGGATTTGGAGACCAGATCAACAATGAGAACTG CTGGGAGCCCATAGAGAAATATGTCAACGAGCAGTACGAGAAATATCTGAGAGAGGAGCTGAATGTGAACCGCAAGAGGAGAATACCTGATAGCAGAGTGCACTGCTGCATCTACTTCCTCCCTGCCACTGGACATAG GTTACGCCCTATCGATGTTGAGTTCATGAAGAGGTTAGGGAAGATAGTGAGCATTGTGCCTGTCATCGCAAAAGCTGACACACTCACTGTTGAGGAAAGACAGGAGTTCAAAGAAAGG ATAAGGCAAGACCTGGCGGCCAATGGAATTCGTGTTTACCCCCAGAAAGAATACGATGAGGATCCAGAAGAGCGCATCTGCAATGACAGCATCAGG GAAAACATTCCCTTTGCTGTGGTGGGAACTGACAAGGAGCACCAGGTGAATGGAAACAAGGTGCTTGGCCGTAAAACAAAGTGGGGAATCATTGAAG TTGAAAATGTGGAGCACTGTGAGTTTGCCAACCTAAGAGATCTGCTCATCAG GTCTCACCTGCAGGACCTGAAAGACGTGACACACAACATCCACTACGAGACCTACCGTGTACGACGACTCAACGAGAGCAACATGAACTTCAGTGAACTAGTTCTATCCACCTGGCCACTGGAGAACGGAACTGACAAATGCGAAACAGAGAGCCACCTGTGA
- the septin12 gene encoding neuronal-specific septin-3 isoform X3, translating into MREETSGETEPFTPMEERGEKERGIIGEEQDDEGKNKEYQNIETSPTEKENCVELHTELEEDGKEKGMEVEEIKKETELEAEMKADQSVPELQTNYIRGTDLFGYVGIEAVLDQMRHKTMKAGFEFNIMVVGQSGLGKSTLVNTLFKSKISRKSCAPNYEEKISKTVKLHAVSHVIEEKGVKMKLTVIDTPGFGDQINNENCWEPIEKYVNEQYEKYLREELNVNRKRRIPDSRVHCCIYFLPATGHRLRPIDVEFMKRLGKIVSIVPVIAKADTLTVEERQEFKERIRQDLAANGIRVYPQKEYDEDPEERICNDSIRENIPFAVVGTDKEHQVNGNKVLGRKTKWGIIEVENVEHCEFANLRDLLIRSHLQDLKDVTHNIHYETYRVRRLNESNMNFSELVLSTWPLENGTDKCETESHL; encoded by the exons ATGAGAGAAG AAACTTCTGGAGAGACAGAACCATTCACCCCAATGGAGGAGAGAGGGGAGAAGGAGAGAGGTATCATAGGAGAAGAGCAAGATGACGAAGGCAAGAACAAAGAATATCAAAACATCGAGACTTCCCCAACAGAGAAAGAGAACTGTGTGGAGCTTCATACAGAGCTGGAAGAGGATGGGAAAGAAAAGGGAATGGAGGTTGAAGAGataaaaaaagagacagaactGGAGGCAGAGATGAAGGCGGACCAGTCTGTCCCAGAATTGCAGACCAACTACATTCGTGGCACTGACCTCTTTGGTTATGTGGGCATTGAGGCAGTACTGGACCAGATGAGGCACAAAACCATGAAGGCTGGCTTTGAGTTTAACATCATGGTTGTAG GTCAGAGTGGTTTGGGCAAGTCCACACTGGTCAACACTCTGTTCAAGTCCAAAATCAGCCGGAAGTCCTGTGCACCCAATTACGAAGAGAAGATATCAAAaacagtcaaactgcatgcagTCAGTCATG TGATTGAGGAAAAGGGGGTAAAGATGAAGCTGACAGTGATTGACACTCCAGGATTTGGAGACCAGATCAACAATGAGAACTG CTGGGAGCCCATAGAGAAATATGTCAACGAGCAGTACGAGAAATATCTGAGAGAGGAGCTGAATGTGAACCGCAAGAGGAGAATACCTGATAGCAGAGTGCACTGCTGCATCTACTTCCTCCCTGCCACTGGACATAG GTTACGCCCTATCGATGTTGAGTTCATGAAGAGGTTAGGGAAGATAGTGAGCATTGTGCCTGTCATCGCAAAAGCTGACACACTCACTGTTGAGGAAAGACAGGAGTTCAAAGAAAGG ATAAGGCAAGACCTGGCGGCCAATGGAATTCGTGTTTACCCCCAGAAAGAATACGATGAGGATCCAGAAGAGCGCATCTGCAATGACAGCATCAGG GAAAACATTCCCTTTGCTGTGGTGGGAACTGACAAGGAGCACCAGGTGAATGGAAACAAGGTGCTTGGCCGTAAAACAAAGTGGGGAATCATTGAAG TTGAAAATGTGGAGCACTGTGAGTTTGCCAACCTAAGAGATCTGCTCATCAG GTCTCACCTGCAGGACCTGAAAGACGTGACACACAACATCCACTACGAGACCTACCGTGTACGACGACTCAACGAGAGCAACATGAACTTCAGTGAACTAGTTCTATCCACCTGGCCACTGGAGAACGGAACTGACAAATGCGAAACAGAGAGCCACCTGTGA